The following DNA comes from Cellulophaga sp. HaHa_2_95.
CATCAATACCTTTCTTCACTAAATAATCATAGGTAGCTTTGGCTCTTCGTTCAGAAAGCCTATTGTTATAGGCATCATTTGCTCTAGCATCTGTATGAGAACCAATTCTTATTTTAGTACCTGGGTATTGGTTTAAATAAGCTATGACCTTTTCCATTATTATTTGTGCATCTTTTCTAATATAAGATTGATCAAAATCAAAATAGATTTTCTCTAAATTTAATTTTTTAGCAAGATCTGCTCCTAAATCTGCAGGAGCAAAATTAGAAATAAGAAGAATTTCAATATCATTGATTTCTAAGTTTGTTCCTATTTCAACCGAAGTAGTTGCCTCTGCATAATTTTCTTTTAAGGTTATGATGGTATATGCTCCTTTTTCACAAGAACTATCTAGATCAAAGTTTCCTTCAGAATCAGAAATACCTTTGCCTATAACCTCACCATTTGCATTGGTGATATTTAATACAGCATCCGCTATTATTTCTTTTGTTTTTTCATCTTTTACGATGCCTTTTAAATTTGAATAACAGTTAAAATCTAAGGCTTTCGATTCTGAAAAACCGTAAATATCGTCACTACCTATACCATTTTCACGGTTAGAAGCAAAATAGCCTTTCTTAGTTGTGTTATTAATTATGTATGAAAAATCATCCTGCTCACTATTTAAAGGTTGCCCTAAGTTTTTTGCTTTGGTGCGTTCTAATTCGGCTAAATCAATTCCGAAAACATCTAAACCTCCTAATCCAGGATGTCCGTCTGATGCGAAATATAAAATATCCATATCAGAAATATTTGGAAACGTTTCTCTAGACTCTGTATTCACACTAGCGCCTAAATTTACGGGAGTACCATAAGAACCGTCATTATTAATAGTTACATAAAAAATATCAGAAGCGCCTAAAGTTCCAGGCCTGTCCGAAGCAAAATATAATTTAGTTTCATCCGCACTTAATGCAGGGTGTGCCGTAGAATAGTCTTCTCCGTTAAAAGGCAATGCAGTAATACCTGCCCAAGCTCCGTCTATTAATGTTGCTTTGTACAATTTTAAACGGCTCACACCTTCTTCATCTCTAGAAAAGCTTCCATTTTTAAAATTATTTCGGGTAAAGTACATGGTCTGACCATCTCTAGTGAAAACAGGAGAAGATTCATGTGCTTTTTTATTAATCGTTTTGGAAAGTTTTGTAGGCGTCGTAAAATCATCATTCTCTGTTACCGATGTTTTGTATAAGTTTAAGAACGATTTTCTGTTCCAAAGGTGAATTGTTTTGGTTACGGTTCCTGAATCTCTTGCAGAAGAAAATATCAATTCATTTTCATAAAAAGCAGGAGAGAAATCAGATTCTTTAGAATTGATCGGTAAATTTTTAATGGAGTAGCGACCAGAATTCTCTTTGATAGCGGTTAGATAGTCTTTTTCGTTATTAAATTTTTCAGCACGGCCATCCATTGCTTTTGCTTGCTCAAATTTTTCCATCCACGCATCCGATGCATCATACTCCTTTAGAGATTTTAAGGTTTGCGCATACCGGTATAGATACTCAGGATCTATGGTCGTATTTTCAAGTTCAAACAATTTTTGATACCAAGTTGATGCCTCTTTGTATTGGGCATTCATATAATTAGCATCGCCAAGATTTTTGTAAACTTCCTCAGAAGAGTATCCTTCTTTAATTAAATCTTCATAAGAACTAATAGCATCTGCATAATCAAAACTATTAAATTTAGATTGTGCTTTTACCGCTTGTTTTTCCTGTGCTTGCAAACCAAAGCTTACAAACGCCGTACAAAAAACAATGTGTGTTAATTTAAATTTCATGTTTATTGTGTTTTAAAAGAATCTTGGTGTTATTACTTTTTTGTATCGTGTTAAGAATTCATAGCGAAGAAAGACTTCAAAAGACCCATCATTAAAACGGGTAGCTCCTAGATCTGTTGTTTCTTTATCGTAGGCTAATCCTAGCATTAATTGTTCTGAGATTTGGAATCCTGCCAATAAACTCACTGCGGCATCCCATCGGTACGCAGCTCCTGCAGAAAATTTATCATTAATAAGGAAGTTAGCCGAAACATCTATTTGTAAAGGCGCTCCTTTTACAGCTTTTACAAGCCCTGCAGGTTTGAATTTTAGGTTGGGATTTAAATCGAACACATAACCTGTTATAAAGTAAATATTTAACCGTTCTTCGGCTAAGAAAGAGGAACTATTGGTTCCTGCACTATCAAAATGTTCTGTCTGTAAAAAGTTAGGAACAGATAGTCCGGAGTAAAACTTATCGGTATGGTAGTAAACTCCTGCTCCAAAATTGGGAGAGAATTTATTATCCACGTTAGGCAAGTTACTTTCGGCGCCATAATTTCTAAGTTTAGAGAAATCGATGTTCAAGAAATGTCCGCCTGCTTTTAATCCAAACGAAAGTTTACCTTCTTCAGAAGTAGGGATGGTATAGGAAAATGCGGCATCAAAATACGTATCTTGATTGGTACCATTTCCTATTTCATCATTTACAATAGAAAGTCCTAAACCCACTCTTCTAGACACCGGGGTATGCAGATTTAGGGTTTGTGTGGTTGGCGCCCCATCTAATCCTACCCATTGTGAGCGGTGTAAGGCAGCAATACTCAGCACCCCTCGGGAACCTGCATAGGCAGGATTCACCGAAATGGTATTGTACATGTACTGCGTGTATTGCGCATCTTGTTGTGCAGAGAGAGTGGTGGTCCCTGCAAAGACAAAGAGTGCTATGATCAAATATTTTTTCATGTTTTATTCTTAATGGTTAATGCTTATCGATTAATGTATAAATATCCGGCTTTGTTTAGGTGATTCCCTTCATTTACGTATTTGATTATATAGAAGTAAACACCTACAGGTAGCTCAGAATCTGTGCTAATGGTTACTCTACCATTAGAAGCGCCTCTAAATACGTTAGATTGATTATCATACCCAGCCATTTCATAGACTACCACTCCCCAACGGTTATAAATCTGTACTGTGTTGTTCGGGAAAGACTCAATGTTTTCAATCCTAAAGAAATCATTTACACCATCATTATCAGGGGTTAGAATTTCATTAGAAACGGCTATTCCAGAGCTTACGACTTCTTCATCACAACCAGCTGTTAGGGTAGGAACACCACCAATAGCATCACAAGGATCTAAAGGATCAGTACCGTCTGTTATTTCTTGACCATCTGGAATCGTATCCCCATCGGTATCTGCATTATTAGGGTCAGAACCAATGGCATCTTCTTGTGCAGTCGTCAATCCGTCTGCATCACAATCAGATTCAGGTAATGCTTTACCACCATTATGATCACAATCATCCAAAGGATTTGTACCATCCAATACTTCCTGACCATCAAGAATACCATCCCCATCGGAATCAGGATTATTAGGATCTGTTCCTAAAGTAATTTCTTCACCGTCTGATAATCCATCGTTGTCAGAATCAGGATTATTAGGATCTGTTCCTGCCGCTACCTCTTGATCTGTTGTTAATCCGTCGTTATCACAATCGCTATCTCCTAAAGGACTTCCGTTTACAGAACTACAATCATCTAATGGGTTTGTAGCGTCTGTATTTACTTCTTGACCATCAGAAATACCATCTCCATCGGTATCAGGATTGTTAGGGTCTGTTCCTAAAGCTGTCTCTTCATTGTCATTAATTCCATCACTATCCGTATCAACCGAAACTGTTACCGTTCCTGTTCCTGCATTTCCTGAAGGATCTGTAGCTGTAATAGCAATGACATCTTCATCTAGTAAGGTAGGGAAGCTACCAGAATCTGGTACAGCTGTTTCGGTGTCTAAACTCCAGTTACCACTAGCGTCTGTAATTATCGTATAGGTAACATCAGGAAGGTTATCACCATCTGTATCCAATTCTATAAGCAGGGTTTCATTAGCATTTCCTTGACCTGTTAGGATAGGGGTAATGTCTATAGTACTGAAACTATCTACTGTTGGATCTGAAAGATCAAGTGTAGCTGTATCCGTCATGCTATTAGGACCAACGTTTCCTGCAACATCTGTTATGTTAGCAGTAAGGTCAATGGTACCTGCATCACCTGGATTAGGGATAATTACATCAATAAATCCAGTAGCAATATCTGCAGCAGAAAGCACTACATCTTGTGTGTTTCCATTTCCATCAGAGATGGTAACGGTATCTCCTGCAACAGCATCTGCAGGAAGTGTGATACGCGCATCAATATCACCCACTAATTCATCTTCAGAAATCAATCCGTCGTTATTGGTATCTTCCGTAATAATTACAGTTGGTGCTGTAGGGTCTGTTGTATCAAATGTTGCAATATCTGAAATACTATCTGGACCAACATTACCGGCAACATCTGTAATAGTTGCCGTAACTGTAATTGTTCCATTATCACCAGGATTAGGGATCACGACAGTAATAGTACCATTAGTAATATCTGTTGCGGTAAGCACCACATCTTGCGAGTTTCCATTTCCATCGGTAATGGTTACCGTGTCTCCCGCGACCGTATCAGCAGGTAGTGTTATTACAGCATTAATATCGCCTACAAGTTCATCTTCAGAAATTAATCCGTCGTTATTGGTATCTTCTGTTATGACGACGCTTGGAGCTGTCGGATCTGTAATATCCAGTACTGCAGTGTCGCTTACACTATTAGGACCCACGTTTCCGGCAACATCGGTAAGGTTTGCGGTTACTACTAGAGTCCCTGTGTCTCCAGGATTATTGATAATGACATCAATAAATCCATTAGTAATATCCGTTGCCGTAAGCACTACATCTTGTGAGTTACCATTACCATCAGTGATGGTGACTGTATCTCCTTCAAGAGCATCGGCAGGCAATGTCACACGTGCATCAATATCACCAATAAGTTCATCTTGGTTTATTAATTCATCGTTATTGGTGTCTTCTGTGATGGCTACTGTTGGTGCTGTAGGATCTGTGGTGTCAAGTGTTGCAGTATCTGTAACACTATTTGGCCCCACATTACCAGCAACATCTGTTATGTTGGCCGTCACTATAATTGTTCCATTGTCTCCAGGGTTAGGAATTACAACCGCAATAGTACCATTGGCAATATCCGTGGTTGTAAGTACTACATCTTGTGAGTCTCCATTTCCATCGGTAATGGTAACGCTATCACCTGCAACCGCATCTGCTGGCAGTGTTACTACAGCATCAATATCGCCTACAAGTTCATCTTCATTTATTAGTCCATCGTTATTGACATCTTCTGTGATAACTACTGTTGGTGCAGTAGGATCTGTAGTATCAAGTGTTGCGGTATCTGTAGCACTATTAGGGCCCACGTTTCCGGCAACATCGGTAAGGTTTGCGGTTACTACTAGGGTCCCTGTGTCTCCAGGATTATTGATAATGACATCAATAAATCCATTGGTAATATCCGTTGCCGTAAGCACCACATCTTGTGAGTTTCCATTTCCATCAGTGATGGTTACGGTATCCCCTTCAAGAGCATCGGCAGGCAAAGTCACACGTGCATCTATGTCGCCTACAAGTTCATCTTCATTGATTAATTCATCATCGTTGCTGTCTTCCGAAATAACTATCGTTGGAGCAGTTGGATCAGTAAGATCAATGGTAGCAGAATCTGACGTACTATCAGGACCTACATTCCCCGCCACATCCGTAAGGTTAGCCGTTACGACTATAGTTCCTCCATCACCAGGATTAATAATGCTGACTAAAATAAA
Coding sequences within:
- a CDS encoding OmpA family protein, with the translated sequence MKFKLTHIVFCTAFVSFGLQAQEKQAVKAQSKFNSFDYADAISSYEDLIKEGYSSEEVYKNLGDANYMNAQYKEASTWYQKLFELENTTIDPEYLYRYAQTLKSLKEYDASDAWMEKFEQAKAMDGRAEKFNNEKDYLTAIKENSGRYSIKNLPINSKESDFSPAFYENELIFSSARDSGTVTKTIHLWNRKSFLNLYKTSVTENDDFTTPTKLSKTINKKAHESSPVFTRDGQTMYFTRNNFKNGSFSRDEEGVSRLKLYKATLIDGAWAGITALPFNGEDYSTAHPALSADETKLYFASDRPGTLGASDIFYVTINNDGSYGTPVNLGASVNTESRETFPNISDMDILYFASDGHPGLGGLDVFGIDLAELERTKAKNLGQPLNSEQDDFSYIINNTTKKGYFASNRENGIGSDDIYGFSESKALDFNCYSNLKGIVKDEKTKEIIADAVLNITNANGEVIGKGISDSEGNFDLDSSCEKGAYTIITLKENYAEATTSVEIGTNLEINDIEILLISNFAPADLGADLAKKLNLEKIYFDFDQSYIRKDAQIIMEKVIAYLNQYPGTKIRIGSHTDARANDAYNNRLSERRAKATYDYLVKKGIDASRLTFKGFGETQLTNECKNNVTCSAEKHQQNRRSEFIVVE
- a CDS encoding type IX secretion system membrane protein PorP/SprF, with product MKKYLIIALFVFAGTTTLSAQQDAQYTQYMYNTISVNPAYAGSRGVLSIAALHRSQWVGLDGAPTTQTLNLHTPVSRRVGLGLSIVNDEIGNGTNQDTYFDAAFSYTIPTSEEGKLSFGLKAGGHFLNIDFSKLRNYGAESNLPNVDNKFSPNFGAGVYYHTDKFYSGLSVPNFLQTEHFDSAGTNSSSFLAEERLNIYFITGYVFDLNPNLKFKPAGLVKAVKGAPLQIDVSANFLINDKFSAGAAYRWDAAVSLLAGFQISEQLMLGLAYDKETTDLGATRFNDGSFEVFLRYEFLTRYKKVITPRFF